Sequence from the Bremerella volcania genome:
TGACCGAGCGAGTGGCGTGTTTCTTTCGCTGACTTTGCAGCCAGTTCGATCCGGTTTCGAGGATGTCAGCCACGATGTTGACTCCGAATTACGGCGTGAGCTTGGCGCGAACGCTGGCGTCAGCGTCAGCCGCGTCTGCGACCGCTTTGCCGAGCAGCTTGTTCGCGCCGCCGCCATCGGTCGTAACGGCCACGTCATTGGCGTCATCCCAGTACGCCAGGTCGCCTGTTGAGAACGTCACACCGCCGCCGGCCTCCTTGGCCACGTCGAAGACGCCTTCCACGGCCAGAGCGCCGAGCGTGTTGGCCTTGATCTCTCGTTTGGCGATGCCAACCAGGTCGCTTTGCACCACCACATCGCCCGGAGCGACGTCCGCCCCAGGCGTGTGGTCGATGGCTGCGCCTTCGTGAACAAAAGTTGCTTGAGCCATATCAGCCTCCGATTGAATTTCAAGGTTTTGGTTGTCGTGTCAGGCTTACGCTTCGCCCTTGGCTTTCACGCCACCGCGCGAGTCTTGAAGTGCCACCCCGAAGTCGTGGTAACCTCGCATCTGGACACCGAGCTTGTTGAAGTCCGCCTCGGCCGTTTCGATCGTCGGGGCCTCTTGGCCGTTGAGGAATGCGACCTCGATGACGGGCAGGTCGGTCGACTCGGCCAGCAGATACCAGGCCTTCGACGAATTGCCCGTGTATTGGGCGTTGGACAGGTAGCGACTGACCTCGACGCGGAACTTGCCCTGGTGCGGATTGGACACCGGGTACTTCGTGGTGGTCGTCGTGTCCCGCAGTTCCATCGACTTGAAGAGCTGCGAGCCGATGGCTGATAGCGACGTCGGCACGAGCAAGATCGCCGGCATGATGCCGATCGGCTTGCCGTCGCCATCGACCTGATCCATGAAGGTCACTTCGCCTTCGGTCAATCCGTCGATCGACAGCGCCGTGCTGGCACCGGTGATGTAGTTGTTGTTGCCCGCCGTGAAGAAGGCGCTGTTGGCCAGGAACGTTGACCAGAAGACGTCATTGATCTTCAGACCGCTGCCCCGACCAAGCTTGCGCGGCACGGTGGTGATGGCATTCAGGTCGTCGTTGATGATGTCGCGGCGATCGATCGAGAGCATCAGGCCGTAGGTGTCGGCCTTGTTCTCGTACTTCTCTTCGCCGAGCGTCCCGTGCTTGAGCTCGCCGCCGGGTGCGACCTGCTCGTATTGATCCTTGCCGACCAATCGGTAGCTGGTCACGGTCTTGAAGTCGCTCACGTTGCGCACTGCCGTAACGTTCCGCCAGGTCCGCTCGACGCTGAAGAAGCCATCGAGCAGGAATTTGTTAGCGACGTTCGACAGGATGCCGCCGATGTCGACGGTCGAGAATCCGGCTTCGAGCGTCGGGTTGAAGGCGTAACGCAACACAGCCCGGCTGTCGCGGAAGTTGCGGCCGGTGTAGCCGTTGGCCCATGCCGCTTCGAGCAGCAGTTCCTGCAGCCCGATGCCGCCGCGGAATCGCTCCGTCGCGGCGTCGAGCGTTTGACCGTCGAACATGGCGTCGATCTGGTCCACGTGCCCTGTCAGCAGGCACGCCGCCTCGAGCACGCGGGCATTGATCGTCTTGTCGTGCATGTGAATCGCCGGCGTGCGGGGCCGGTTGGCGCGAAGCACTTCCAATTCACAGCGCGTCACGTCCCAGCCTTCACCGATCGCCTTGGCCTCGATCTCAGGAAAACGGCCCGCGCACAGTTGGCGGATCGCCGAGATGCGACTGACTTCGGCAGCAGCCTGCGAGCGGATTTCATCGACGGCGGAGCCGGCGGTCACAGCAGGGGCCTGCGTTTGTTGGTTCGCTTGGTGCGAATCCCGCTCGTTCGCGTCGGTATCTGTGGCGGCAGTGGTGTTTTCGGGGTCCATGTCGGAATTCTCCTCTTGCTTGTCGGTATGGTTGGCAGCGGCTGCGACCGTCGCGCTGGTCTGCCCATCCGCGCCGAGATCGACGAAACTGATCTCACTGAGCGTGGACTTGCGCACGACGTTGAGCGGGCCGGCGTGCTCCTGGCCGTTGACGATTACCGTTTGGCGTTCCTTGACGAACTCGAACTCATCGACGCTCGCTCCCACGGATGCCTGCCAGGGGAATCCGTTCTTCGAAGAGGCGACGACTTCGCGGGCGGCTGCTGTGTCGCGGGACACAATGCCCGTTGCCACCAGCTGCCCGCCGTCGATGCGGATGTTGTCCGTGTGCCCGACGCCGGACGTCGGGTCATGACTGAAGCGGATCGGCCGCGACTGCGAGGGAATCCCCAGTCCCGCGAGGTCGATGATGACCGGAAAACGCCAGCCCGCGATCCGCATCGGTGCGCCGGTGTAGGCGACCATTCGGAATCGGGGCAGCGCGGGCGCGGAGCCTTCATCGCCGGCTGACGCGACGTCGATCATCGCCGTCGCGGTGAGTTGCAGCGTGCTGGGCACGTTCTGCTTTTCAGGCTGCGCGGGCGGGCGCGTCTTCGTTTGCTTCTTCGCCATCTTCGTCCTCCTCGATGTCGTCGTTGGTCGGTGGAACTGCCGCAGGTGTCAGCCCGAGTTCCTGCATCAGCGAGAATTCCTTGGCCCGCTGGCGCAAGGCTTCTTCCCAATCGCGCCCCTGCCGGGCGTATTCGTGAGCAAGGGTGGTGGTGAGATTGGCCAAACGGGTCGCTTGGGCGCTGGCTTCTTTGGCGGGGTCCACATGCTCGTGGCCATCCCAAAACCATTGATGGGGCCATTGAGCGATCGGCCCAGCGTCCGCGGGCAAGAGTCCCGGAATGAGCACCGCTTCGTCGAACCAAGCGGCCAGCACTCGATCGAGCACAACCGATTCCAGTTGGGCCTGCTCGACGCGGATCGATTTGAAGTACGTCTGATGATCCAGACGGCCCGAGGCGTAGTTGTATCCCGAGCTGTTTCCCGCCGCGACGTTGAACGGAGCGCAAGAGGCGGGATAAGAGCGAACAATGCAGAACGCGTCTATTCGGCGGCGATCCAACCCTTTTGATGGCCGAGGTTGTTAATCTTGCCGCTTAAGACGGCCTGCGCAAGGAGGCGAGAAGCGTACGGCCGTCGCACGCCGAGATGGTCGGCTACGTTGCCAAGGAACACCACGTCGTCCTGTTCGCGGACGAAGCGCGCGGCGTCCCGCCAGCGACCGGGACTGGGAACGTCATCATCGGTAATTGGAATCGTGCCATCGATGCCCAGGTCGTCGCGAAGTTCGATCGCGCCGTCCCACAGCGTGATCCGGTGCTTGCCGTCGCCACGACGCTCGCGACGAAGAATGATCCGCTTCACGGTCTGGCGAATGGCGAACGCGAGCTTCTCACGGTCCGCTTCC
This genomic interval carries:
- a CDS encoding DUF2190 family protein, encoding MAQATFVHEGAAIDHTPGADVAPGDVVVQSDLVGIAKREIKANTLGALAVEGVFDVAKEAGGGVTFSTGDLAYWDDANDVAVTTDGGGANKLLGKAVADAADADASVRAKLTP
- a CDS encoding phage major capsid protein, giving the protein MAKKQTKTRPPAQPEKQNVPSTLQLTATAMIDVASAGDEGSAPALPRFRMVAYTGAPMRIAGWRFPVIIDLAGLGIPSQSRPIRFSHDPTSGVGHTDNIRIDGGQLVATGIVSRDTAAAREVVASSKNGFPWQASVGASVDEFEFVKERQTVIVNGQEHAGPLNVVRKSTLSEISFVDLGADGQTSATVAAAANHTDKQEENSDMDPENTTAATDTDANERDSHQANQQTQAPAVTAGSAVDEIRSQAAAEVSRISAIRQLCAGRFPEIEAKAIGEGWDVTRCELEVLRANRPRTPAIHMHDKTINARVLEAACLLTGHVDQIDAMFDGQTLDAATERFRGGIGLQELLLEAAWANGYTGRNFRDSRAVLRYAFNPTLEAGFSTVDIGGILSNVANKFLLDGFFSVERTWRNVTAVRNVSDFKTVTSYRLVGKDQYEQVAPGGELKHGTLGEEKYENKADTYGLMLSIDRRDIINDDLNAITTVPRKLGRGSGLKINDVFWSTFLANSAFFTAGNNNYITGASTALSIDGLTEGEVTFMDQVDGDGKPIGIMPAILLVPTSLSAIGSQLFKSMELRDTTTTTKYPVSNPHQGKFRVEVSRYLSNAQYTGNSSKAWYLLAESTDLPVIEVAFLNGQEAPTIETAEADFNKLGVQMRGYHDFGVALQDSRGGVKAKGEA
- a CDS encoding phage portal family protein produces the protein MDRRRIDAFCIVRSYPASCAPFNVAAGNSSGYNYASGRLDHQTYFKSIRVEQAQLESVVLDRVLAAWFDEAVLIPGLLPADAGPIAQWPHQWFWDGHEHVDPAKEASAQATRLANLTTTLAHEYARQGRDWEEALRQRAKEFSLMQELGLTPAAVPPTNDDIEEDEDGEEANEDAPARAA